In Paenibacillus ihbetae, the following are encoded in one genomic region:
- a CDS encoding permease prefix domain 1-containing protein, whose protein sequence is MMSNEHELEVYVNRLFANHRKTRETLELKQEILSNLEAKVADEMAHGMDRQAAIRLAIDGIEGIDDLLDDNPRMYVTRYRYELLQSALIYILLAWILTLPARIMPSGVMINSLLLCLAVLAGIMYLVVSSHLKRDDTQTAVVHSAGRSHRPKTAWAIWGIFMVVVTAYTFILQFGSDIWFGRPLKVDGPYSLYVIAMQLALPLTSVVVPMLVHRASRLTDKHEVKEA, encoded by the coding sequence ATGATGTCGAATGAACATGAATTGGAGGTTTACGTTAATCGGTTATTTGCGAATCATCGGAAGACAAGGGAGACGCTGGAGCTGAAGCAGGAGATTCTTAGTAATCTGGAGGCAAAGGTTGCCGATGAAATGGCTCATGGAATGGACCGTCAAGCGGCAATCCGTTTAGCGATCGATGGCATCGAGGGAATCGATGACCTGCTCGATGACAACCCGAGAATGTATGTTACCCGTTATCGTTATGAGCTTCTGCAAAGTGCCTTGATCTATATTCTGCTGGCATGGATACTGACTCTGCCTGCACGGATTATGCCTAGCGGGGTGATGATTAATTCCCTGCTTCTGTGCTTGGCCGTCCTTGCCGGCATCATGTATTTGGTCGTGTCCTCGCATCTAAAACGAGATGACACGCAAACGGCTGTCGTCCATTCGGCCGGACGGTCGCACCGGCCCAAGACGGCGTGGGCGATCTGGGGGATATTCATGGTTGTCGTTACCGCGTATACGTTTATTTTGCAATTCGGCAGTGATATTTGGTTTGGCCGTCCCCTTAAGGTAGATGGACCCTATTCGCTGTATGTCATCGCAATGCAGCTCGCCCTTCCCTTGACATCGGTAGTCGTCCCGATGCTGGTTCATCGGGCCTCCAGATTAACCGACAAACATGAGGTAAAGGAAGCATGA
- a CDS encoding MerR family transcriptional regulator, translating to MEYTVQKLGRLAGISNRTLRYYDEIGILKPARISSSGYRIYGEEEVNRLQQILFYRELGLQLEDINTIMASPSFDRVRALKEHHVQLLDKRRQLDLLIANVEKSIASTEGRMTMSDQEKFEGFKQKMIDDNENQYGKEIREKYGDETVDRSNAKLKGMTQEQYEELTRLADDLYATLAEAFTQGDPAGELAQRAADLHKQWLTYYWSDYSKEAHAGLAQMYVDDERFTAHYDAKQPGTAAFLRDAILIYTGMKS from the coding sequence ATGGAATATACCGTACAGAAGCTTGGACGGCTGGCTGGAATCAGCAACCGGACGCTTCGATATTATGATGAGATTGGCATTCTGAAGCCGGCCAGAATCAGCTCGTCAGGATATCGAATATACGGGGAGGAGGAAGTGAACCGGCTGCAGCAGATTTTGTTCTACCGGGAGCTTGGGCTTCAGCTGGAAGACATTAACACGATCATGGCCTCGCCGTCCTTTGACCGGGTCCGGGCGCTGAAGGAGCACCATGTGCAGCTTCTTGACAAGAGACGGCAGCTCGATCTGCTGATTGCGAATGTGGAGAAGTCGATTGCCTCCACTGAAGGGAGAATGACCATGAGCGATCAAGAGAAATTCGAAGGCTTTAAGCAGAAGATGATTGACGACAATGAGAACCAATACGGCAAGGAAATCCGTGAAAAATATGGTGACGAAACGGTAGACCGGTCCAACGCGAAATTGAAGGGCATGACGCAGGAGCAGTACGAGGAATTGACCCGTCTGGCTGACGATCTGTATGCAACGCTTGCCGAAGCGTTCACGCAGGGGGATCCGGCCGGGGAGCTGGCACAGCGTGCGGCGGATTTGCATAAGCAGTGGCTCACGTATTATTGGAGCGATTACAGCAAGGAGGCCCATGCGGGGCTTGCCCAGATGTATGTGGATGATGAGCGGTTTACGGCACATTATGATGCGAAGCAGCCGGGAACGGCGGCGTTTCTGCGCGACGCGATATTGATTTACACCGGCATGAAATCTTAA
- a CDS encoding NAD-dependent malic enzyme, translated as MEKNGLGGKSIILRLEMNTQDIKFGQVASAIFEAGGDMVAIDVIQSSGHITVRDITITVTDSVDIGKITHTVKNLKGVKLVNVSDRTFLMHLGGKIETQPKVPIQNRDDLSRVYTPDVARVCAAIQEDPKKAYTLTIKRNTVAVISDGSAVLGLGNIGPYAAMPVMEGKSMLFKQLAGVDSFPICLDTQDTEEIIACIKALAPAFGGINLEDISSPRCFEIEQRLRDELDIPVFHDDQHGTAVVLYAALINALKIVGKSIDQIKVVVCGIGAAGVACSKILLSAGVKNLIGVDREGALVAGGSYSNSMWQWYAEHTNPDKVQGSLQEVIRGADVFIGLSAGGLLRREDVLAMANDPIVFAMANPTPEIRPEEVEDIVGVIATGRSDYPNQINNVLCFPGIFRAALDCRATTINEEMKLAAAEAIASAVPDDERNPSYIIPSVFNQNVVKAIRELVVKAAIKTGVARRIPRE; from the coding sequence ATGGAAAAAAACGGACTCGGAGGAAAGAGCATTATTCTCAGACTGGAAATGAACACGCAGGACATCAAATTCGGCCAGGTTGCATCCGCGATTTTCGAAGCCGGGGGAGATATGGTGGCCATCGACGTCATCCAGTCCAGCGGCCATATCACCGTCCGCGATATTACGATTACGGTTACTGACAGCGTCGACATCGGCAAGATCACGCATACCGTGAAAAATTTGAAGGGCGTTAAACTCGTCAATGTATCCGACCGCACGTTCCTTATGCATCTCGGCGGCAAGATCGAAACACAGCCCAAAGTTCCAATCCAGAACCGCGATGATCTCTCCCGAGTCTATACGCCTGATGTCGCCCGTGTCTGCGCAGCCATACAGGAAGACCCCAAGAAGGCCTATACCCTGACGATCAAAAGAAACACGGTCGCCGTCATCTCCGATGGAAGCGCTGTACTGGGACTCGGCAATATCGGTCCGTATGCGGCGATGCCGGTCATGGAGGGCAAATCCATGCTGTTCAAGCAGCTGGCAGGCGTGGATTCGTTCCCGATCTGTCTGGACACCCAGGATACCGAGGAGATCATTGCCTGCATCAAAGCATTGGCACCCGCTTTCGGCGGGATCAACCTGGAGGATATTTCGTCTCCGCGCTGCTTTGAAATCGAGCAGCGGCTGCGGGATGAGCTGGATATCCCCGTCTTCCACGACGATCAGCACGGCACAGCCGTCGTATTATACGCAGCTCTCATCAATGCCTTGAAAATCGTCGGAAAATCCATCGATCAGATCAAGGTGGTCGTATGCGGAATCGGCGCCGCCGGGGTTGCCTGCAGTAAAATTCTCCTCTCGGCCGGAGTCAAAAATCTCATTGGCGTCGACCGCGAAGGGGCATTGGTTGCCGGCGGCAGCTACAGCAATTCGATGTGGCAGTGGTACGCGGAGCATACGAATCCGGACAAGGTGCAAGGCTCGCTGCAAGAAGTCATTCGCGGCGCCGATGTATTCATCGGGCTGTCCGCAGGCGGCCTGCTCCGCCGCGAGGACGTACTGGCGATGGCCAACGACCCGATCGTCTTTGCCATGGCCAACCCAACGCCGGAGATCCGGCCGGAAGAGGTGGAAGACATCGTTGGCGTCATCGCGACCGGACGCTCGGATTATCCGAACCAAATCAACAACGTGCTCTGCTTTCCGGGAATTTTCCGCGCGGCCCTCGACTGCAGAGCGACCACGATCAACGAGGAAATGAAGCTTGCAGCGGCTGAGGCCATCGCTTCGGCTGTGCCCGATGATGAACGGAACCCTTCCTACATTATCCCGAGCGTATTCAACCAAAACGTCGTGAAGGCCATTCGCGAGCTTGTCGTAAAGGCTGCGATCAAAACCGGCGTAGCACGGAGAATTCCGCGTGAATAA
- a CDS encoding DinB family protein — translation MNTRPDPTEYLPLAEKYIRLVPDGNIVDVLQELHDDTLKTLGDLTEEQAAYRYAEGKWSLKQVVGHIADGERLWSYRLLHIARGDAREFCGYDREAFVQNSPFASLPLKEVLRDYSAVRMSTLTLVGSLTEKGMLAQGSFNNYPLSARAAAYIIAGHEIHHMNLIRDKYLRS, via the coding sequence ATGAATACAAGACCGGATCCAACCGAATATTTGCCTTTGGCTGAGAAGTACATCCGTTTGGTGCCTGACGGAAATATTGTGGATGTGCTGCAGGAGCTGCATGACGATACATTAAAGACGCTGGGCGATCTAACGGAGGAGCAAGCAGCTTACCGGTATGCAGAGGGAAAATGGAGCTTGAAGCAGGTGGTCGGCCATATTGCGGATGGGGAGCGTCTATGGAGCTATCGTCTTCTTCATATAGCCCGCGGGGATGCCCGGGAATTTTGCGGTTATGACCGTGAGGCATTCGTTCAGAACTCTCCCTTTGCCAGCCTGCCGCTGAAGGAAGTGCTGCGGGATTACTCCGCAGTCAGGATGTCGACCTTGACGCTCGTAGGAAGTCTGACGGAGAAAGGGATGCTTGCGCAAGGCAGCTTTAACAACTATCCACTCTCCGCCAGAGCAGCCGCTTATATCATTGCCGGCCACGAAATTCACCATATGAATTTGATTCGCGATAAATATTTAAGGTCATAA
- a CDS encoding PadR family transcriptional regulator, producing the protein MLESLHNSDLIRGNIDTFILRVLMDGDNYGYQIIKEIARRSGQRFELKEPTLYSSLRRLEKQELIRSYWGEETQGGRRKYYHLTPQGRERFLRNRSEWKAARVVIDDLIGYGEELDHDVE; encoded by the coding sequence TTGCTTGAATCATTACATAACAGCGATTTGATACGGGGAAACATCGACACGTTTATTCTTCGCGTGCTCATGGACGGAGATAATTACGGGTATCAAATCATTAAAGAAATTGCAAGGCGAAGCGGCCAACGATTTGAGCTTAAGGAGCCGACGCTGTACTCCAGTCTGCGAAGGCTAGAGAAGCAGGAGCTTATACGCTCGTATTGGGGGGAGGAGACCCAAGGAGGACGACGGAAATATTACCATCTTACACCGCAAGGGCGTGAGCGTTTTTTAAGAAACAGGAGTGAATGGAAGGCTGCGCGGGTCGTTATCGATGACTTGATCGGATATGGAGAGGAGCTGGATCATGATGTCGAATGA
- a CDS encoding DUF4825 domain-containing protein: MSRKNKWIVVLLIIGISGLIALEGFIKPRANAQAVRYEAEQNDPLTHDIRQSIPYSNKYMGNAGNFANLNASLPFRSIGRTFQMYPDRLTAEILYQARAGELAPDKLNAFFMYNSTANFALIDNLEELIFTFEDQSFTIRRDEVETWYREVGSVALLRDVDLWRTHVQSRIADEDKVTDFVTSVVRPSSQKKDRSSI, encoded by the coding sequence ATGAGCAGAAAAAATAAATGGATCGTTGTACTGTTGATTATCGGCATCAGCGGCCTGATCGCGCTGGAAGGCTTCATCAAGCCCAGGGCGAATGCGCAGGCCGTTCGATACGAGGCTGAGCAAAACGATCCGTTAACGCATGACATCCGTCAATCGATACCGTATTCGAACAAGTATATGGGGAATGCGGGGAATTTCGCCAATCTGAACGCATCCCTGCCTTTTCGCAGCATCGGAAGAACCTTTCAGATGTACCCTGACCGGCTGACAGCCGAGATTCTGTATCAGGCAAGAGCAGGGGAGCTTGCCCCTGACAAGCTGAATGCATTTTTCATGTATAATTCAACGGCGAATTTTGCATTGATCGATAACCTCGAGGAGCTGATATTCACTTTTGAAGATCAAAGCTTTACGATTCGGCGGGATGAGGTTGAGACATGGTACCGGGAAGTAGGAAGCGTTGCGCTTCTGCGCGATGTCGATTTGTGGAGGACCCACGTCCAATCCCGCATAGCTGATGAAGACAAAGTTACCGACTTTGTCACAAGTGTTGTGAGACCAAGTTCGCAAAAGAAGGATAGATCATCGATATAG
- a CDS encoding LLM class flavin-dependent oxidoreductase, whose protein sequence is MSQQERRLSLGAFLMNYGHHIAAWRHPESSKVRPIDLAFYKDCALVAERGKFDMIFLADNNSIPLIGDLRTNVSFLQPEALTMLSALAGVTSHIGLAGTASTTFNEPYSLARRLSTLDHISGGRAAWNVVTSTKDAEARNFGSAALLEHGKRYERAEEFMRAVTGLWDSWEEDAVVVDREGVVFADTDKIHRVHHQGEYFRIEGPLNMPRSPQGSPVIIEAGTSAAGQRLAARTADVVFTACEDKAEAIRYYQRFKRLLTEYGREPDDVKVMPGLLVFLGESEEEACESRQMWSELILPEAAVKYLSQLLNTDLSGYPAEGLLPDLPKEGNSSRAVMIIETAKRSGMSIQELGRHYAVARGHMTVTGSPDQIADMIEDWFRSGACDGFNVMAPLLPSGLERFVDAVVPLLQQRGIFRSEYSGRTLREHLGIGLR, encoded by the coding sequence ATGAGTCAACAGGAGAGACGATTGAGTCTCGGTGCTTTTCTGATGAATTACGGTCATCATATCGCGGCATGGCGTCATCCGGAGTCGTCGAAAGTCCGGCCGATCGATTTAGCCTTTTACAAAGATTGCGCTCTTGTCGCTGAGCGCGGAAAATTCGATATGATATTCCTTGCGGACAACAACTCGATTCCTTTAATAGGGGATTTAAGAACCAATGTCAGCTTTCTTCAGCCTGAAGCCTTGACGATGCTGAGCGCTTTGGCGGGCGTGACCTCACATATCGGCCTGGCGGGGACCGCTTCAACCACCTTCAACGAGCCCTATAGCTTGGCCAGAAGGCTCTCAACGCTGGACCATATTAGCGGTGGCAGGGCAGCATGGAATGTTGTCACCTCCACCAAGGATGCGGAAGCGCGGAATTTCGGATCAGCTGCATTGCTGGAGCATGGGAAGCGGTATGAACGGGCGGAAGAATTTATGCGGGCGGTTACCGGCCTGTGGGACAGCTGGGAGGAAGATGCTGTAGTTGTGGATCGGGAAGGAGTCGTGTTTGCCGATACGGATAAAATCCACCGGGTTCATCACCAAGGGGAATATTTTCGCATCGAAGGGCCGTTGAACATGCCAAGGTCGCCGCAAGGCAGCCCCGTGATTATCGAGGCAGGCACCTCGGCCGCCGGACAACGGCTGGCTGCGCGAACGGCGGATGTTGTATTTACGGCATGCGAGGATAAGGCGGAGGCCATCAGGTACTATCAACGGTTTAAGAGGCTGCTGACTGAATATGGGCGTGAACCGGATGATGTAAAAGTAATGCCGGGCCTGCTCGTATTCCTCGGGGAGAGCGAGGAGGAAGCCTGCGAATCCAGGCAGATGTGGAGCGAGCTTATTTTGCCGGAGGCTGCGGTTAAATATCTGTCACAGCTATTGAATACGGATCTGAGCGGATACCCGGCCGAAGGGTTGTTACCGGATCTTCCCAAGGAAGGGAACAGCAGCCGGGCGGTCATGATTATAGAGACGGCTAAGCGAAGCGGAATGAGCATTCAGGAGCTGGGACGGCATTATGCTGTGGCACGAGGCCATATGACCGTTACCGGAAGTCCTGATCAGATCGCGGATATGATCGAGGACTGGTTCAGGAGCGGAGCCTGCGACGGCTTTAATGTTATGGCGCCTTTATTGCCAAGCGGGCTGGAGCGATTCGTGGATGCGGTGGTGCCTTTGCTGCAGCAAAGGGGAATATTTCGTTCAGAATATTCGGGGCGCACATTGAGAGAGCACCTAGGGATCGGACTTAGATAA
- a CDS encoding class I SAM-dependent methyltransferase — translation MNKGSLIRKFNKQAAMYERNSRQRYIGKWRQRLLQDVSGQVLEVAVGAGANLPFYRPDKVELTAVDFSPEMLSRARQFAAELGIRATFLERDIETLELPERSFDCVVSTLSLCGYEDPLKVLRRMNSWAKPGGRIYLLEHGVSTNRLVGFAQHLANPAARRISGCHFNRDILRIVKDSPLKVLQSERYWNGIVHLIWAQAT, via the coding sequence GTGAATAAAGGCTCACTGATCCGGAAGTTCAACAAGCAAGCCGCCATGTACGAGCGAAACTCCCGGCAGCGCTATATCGGGAAATGGCGGCAGCGGCTGCTTCAGGACGTCTCGGGACAGGTGCTGGAGGTCGCCGTCGGTGCCGGTGCCAATCTTCCGTTCTATCGTCCGGACAAGGTCGAGCTAACTGCGGTCGACTTCTCGCCGGAGATGCTGAGCCGTGCGCGGCAATTTGCGGCAGAGCTTGGCATTCGGGCAACATTTCTGGAACGCGATATCGAGACGCTTGAGCTTCCTGAGCGGTCATTTGACTGCGTGGTGTCCACGCTATCGCTATGCGGCTACGAGGATCCCCTGAAGGTATTGCGCCGCATGAACAGCTGGGCCAAACCCGGCGGCCGCATCTATCTGCTGGAGCATGGGGTTAGCACCAACCGGCTGGTCGGCTTCGCCCAGCATCTGGCCAACCCTGCAGCCCGGCGGATATCCGGCTGTCACTTCAACCGGGATATTCTTCGCATCGTGAAGGACTCACCGCTGAAGGTGCTACAATCCGAGCGCTACTGGAACGGCATCGTCCACTTGATCTGGGCGCAAGCAACCTAA
- a CDS encoding DeoR/GlpR family DNA-binding transcription regulator — MLAHERKRRIIDYVRQYRTATVAQLAQEFGVHTATIRRDLAEIEQEGALKRTHGGVIMEQWTRNEPSFNERANVHREEKIRIGQLAASLVEDGENIIIDSGTTTLHIATHLIHRSDITVITNDMNVAVELRDAPGIKVILTGGELYPSSYMLNGMFTDHVLGSLHVEKAFIGTPALHPQHGLMHPEALLVPAKQGMIRAAGEIVVVTDHSKIGKLSLHTVAPNSAIHTLVTGTEASDADIRPFQERGITVYRA, encoded by the coding sequence TTGCTGGCACATGAGAGAAAACGAAGAATCATTGATTATGTAAGGCAATATCGAACGGCTACGGTCGCCCAGCTTGCGCAGGAATTCGGCGTTCATACTGCAACCATCCGCCGGGATCTGGCGGAGATTGAACAGGAAGGCGCCCTGAAGCGCACTCATGGCGGGGTCATCATGGAGCAGTGGACGCGGAACGAGCCGTCCTTTAATGAACGTGCCAACGTTCACCGTGAGGAGAAAATCCGAATTGGCCAACTGGCGGCCTCCCTCGTCGAAGACGGGGAGAATATCATTATCGATTCGGGTACAACCACCCTGCATATCGCCACCCATTTGATTCACCGGTCCGACATTACCGTTATAACCAACGATATGAACGTAGCCGTTGAGCTGCGGGATGCTCCCGGCATTAAGGTCATTCTGACCGGCGGGGAGCTGTACCCCTCCAGTTATATGCTGAACGGGATGTTTACCGATCACGTGCTTGGTTCGCTGCATGTGGAAAAGGCCTTCATCGGAACGCCTGCCCTGCATCCGCAGCACGGGCTGATGCACCCGGAAGCGCTGCTTGTCCCCGCCAAACAGGGCATGATCCGCGCCGCAGGCGAAATCGTCGTGGTTACCGACCATTCCAAGATCGGCAAGCTGTCCCTGCATACCGTAGCGCCGAACAGCGCGATCCACACCCTCGTCACCGGAACCGAAGCTTCCGATGCCGATATTCGGCCGTTCCAGGAACGGGGCATCACGGTGTACCGGGCGTAA
- a CDS encoding lytic polysaccharide monooxygenase, producing MTLSLPNKSWLKHVIIAGSTMLLMALFMVLFADKAFAHGYVESPASRALLCKQGVNSDCGAIVYEPQSLEAPKGWPAAGPADGKIASAGGAFPKLDEQSATRWSKVSISPGTTTFKWHLTAPHVSASWKYYITKDGWDQNAPLSRASFDLTPFCSINYGGAKPPTDYTSTCNVPAKSGYHVILAVWEVADTANAFYNVIDVDFGGGNGTPNPGVPAPTGLTSPSQTSSSVSLAWAASTGASSYEVYRNGTLVGTSATTSYNDTGLTAGTSYTYTVVAVSSNGSKSAASAPLAVSTSGSSATYPAWSASTVYLGGDKVSYNGKNYEARWWTLGETPGSADVWKLLP from the coding sequence ATGACATTAAGTTTACCGAACAAATCTTGGCTCAAGCATGTAATCATTGCAGGCTCCACGATGCTGTTGATGGCTTTATTCATGGTTTTATTTGCGGATAAGGCGTTTGCCCACGGATATGTTGAATCCCCGGCGAGCCGCGCGCTTCTGTGCAAGCAAGGGGTTAACTCCGATTGCGGCGCGATCGTTTATGAGCCGCAGAGCTTGGAAGCACCTAAAGGCTGGCCGGCAGCAGGTCCTGCTGACGGTAAGATTGCAAGTGCAGGCGGAGCATTCCCTAAGCTTGACGAGCAGTCCGCTACACGCTGGAGCAAAGTCAGCATTTCTCCAGGAACGACGACGTTCAAATGGCATTTGACAGCTCCGCATGTGTCGGCAAGCTGGAAGTACTACATTACGAAGGACGGCTGGGATCAGAATGCTCCGCTGAGCAGAGCTTCCTTCGACCTGACGCCGTTCTGCTCGATTAACTACGGAGGCGCAAAGCCGCCAACAGATTACACATCAACCTGTAACGTTCCGGCAAAATCCGGATACCATGTCATTCTGGCTGTATGGGAAGTAGCTGATACGGCAAATGCATTCTATAACGTCATTGATGTTGACTTTGGCGGCGGTAACGGTACTCCGAACCCGGGTGTGCCTGCCCCGACAGGTCTGACGTCTCCATCCCAAACCAGCAGCAGCGTTTCCCTGGCATGGGCAGCTTCCACTGGGGCTTCCAGCTACGAGGTTTATCGTAATGGAACCCTTGTGGGTACATCCGCAACAACCTCTTACAATGATACGGGGCTGACGGCTGGAACGTCTTACACGTACACCGTGGTTGCTGTCAGCAGCAACGGCAGCAAATCCGCCGCTTCTGCGCCGCTGGCGGTATCGACGTCCGGCAGCTCCGCGACCTACCCTGCTTGGAGCGCAAGCACCGTGTATCTGGGCGGCGACAAGGTTTCGTACAACGGCAAGAACTATGAAGCAAGATGGTGGACGCTTGGTGAAACACCGGGATCTGCCGATGTATGGAAGCTCCTCCCGTAA
- a CDS encoding alanine/glycine:cation symporter family protein, protein MELFIQHAVDIINDFLWSKLLIVLLIAGGLYFTFGTKFLQFRLLGEMLRVIRESKPKAKGSISPFQAFAISMAARVGTGNITGVAIAISLGGPGAVFWMWIIAIIGAASSFIESTLAQIYKVRDGAGGFRGGPAYYIQQGLKKRWMGALFAVLITLSFGLVFNAVQSNTITIAFENSFGSSRLTVGLVMAAIFAVIIFGGVKRIAKMSELIVVVLAVLYVGAALYIILANITKLPEVLTLIVKGALGYEQIAGGTLGAALMNGIKRGLFSNEAGMGSAPNAAATATTSHPAKQGLVQSLGVLIDTLVICTSTAFIILFTGAYQQTGLDGVALTQAALEMEMGAWASDFLAIMIFLFAFSTLLGNYYYGETNIEFLKSNRAWIWLYRACVLAMVIFGSVTSVKLVWDLADLFMGLMAIVNLIAITLLSKVAFAALKDYLKQRREGLDPVFTKASIKGLEDVECWDGQPGSP, encoded by the coding sequence ATGGAGCTGTTTATTCAACATGCGGTGGACATCATCAATGATTTTCTGTGGTCCAAGCTGCTCATTGTGCTGCTTATTGCCGGGGGGCTGTATTTCACGTTCGGCACCAAGTTTTTGCAGTTCCGTTTGCTGGGTGAAATGCTCCGGGTAATCCGGGAATCCAAACCGAAAGCCAAAGGAAGCATCTCTCCCTTCCAAGCATTTGCCATCAGCATGGCGGCGCGGGTCGGAACCGGAAATATTACGGGGGTAGCGATCGCGATATCGCTTGGAGGGCCGGGCGCCGTGTTCTGGATGTGGATCATCGCCATTATCGGAGCGGCTTCCAGCTTTATTGAAAGCACTTTGGCGCAGATTTATAAGGTAAGGGACGGCGCAGGGGGCTTCCGCGGCGGTCCGGCGTACTACATTCAGCAAGGCCTGAAGAAGCGCTGGATGGGCGCATTGTTTGCCGTGCTGATCACATTATCCTTCGGACTGGTGTTCAATGCCGTTCAGTCGAATACGATCACGATCGCCTTTGAAAATTCATTCGGCTCGAGCCGTTTAACGGTGGGCCTTGTGATGGCTGCCATCTTCGCCGTTATTATTTTTGGCGGTGTGAAGAGAATTGCGAAAATGTCGGAGCTGATCGTCGTCGTGCTGGCCGTTCTGTATGTCGGTGCCGCACTGTATATCATTCTGGCCAACATTACGAAGCTGCCGGAGGTGCTCACATTGATTGTAAAAGGCGCGCTGGGATATGAGCAGATTGCCGGCGGAACCCTCGGTGCCGCCCTAATGAACGGCATCAAGAGAGGATTGTTCTCCAATGAAGCGGGGATGGGGAGCGCCCCGAACGCTGCCGCAACCGCAACGACGAGCCATCCTGCGAAGCAGGGACTCGTGCAATCACTTGGCGTGCTGATCGATACGCTTGTTATTTGCACAAGCACGGCATTCATCATTTTGTTTACCGGCGCATACCAACAGACCGGACTGGATGGCGTTGCACTGACGCAGGCGGCACTCGAGATGGAGATGGGGGCATGGGCGTCGGATTTTCTGGCGATCATGATTTTCCTGTTTGCGTTCAGCACGCTTCTGGGCAATTATTATTATGGCGAAACCAATATCGAATTTTTGAAATCGAATCGGGCCTGGATATGGCTTTATCGTGCCTGTGTGCTGGCCATGGTGATCTTTGGCTCCGTCACCAGCGTCAAGCTGGTGTGGGATCTTGCCGATTTGTTCATGGGACTCATGGCTATTGTGAACCTGATTGCGATAACGCTGCTTTCCAAGGTGGCTTTTGCCGCCTTGAAGGATTACTTGAAGCAGCGGCGGGAAGGGCTGGACCCGGTCTTTACCAAAGCGAGCATCAAGGGATTGGAAGATGTGGAGTGCTGGGATGGACAGCCCGGTTCGCCCTGA